One SAR202 cluster bacterium genomic window, CGCGCCCACGAGCCAATCGCCGATCAGATAAAAAGGTACGCAGGTAAGAAGGAGAAAGGATAGACCATGGCCGATTCAAAGCTCCGGATCCTTAGCATCAACGCGCATCCGCACGACTTCACTCACTACGCCGGCGCGTTGGGCGTTCACGTGGCGCGGGGGGACTCGGTCACGGTGGTCAGCGTGACTTCCGGCTCCAAGACGCACAACGAAAAGCTGGCCGACGAGCTCCGCAAGCCGCCTGAGCAGCGCGACCCGAAGATAATGAACCAGACGGAAGACGACTACGCGAAGATCAAGGCGAAGGAGCTCCGCGACGCGTGCGCCCTGTTCGGCATAACTGACGTACGAATCCTGGGGTACCCGGAGCCGTTCCGTCTGACCCTCTACGAAGACTCAATCGAGATTATGAAGAACTTGTTCCTGGAGATACGGCCTCACATTCTCATCACGCAGAGCCCTTACCTTGTGGACTATCACACAGGCATGCCCAACGCCATGCGTGACGACCACACAGAGGTCGCTTCCGCCAGTCTGGAGGCGCGCAATCGTGCCACGGTAGCCACCTATGGTTCTAAGGTTGCGCCGCACAAGACCGCCGTAACTTACTTCCCGGGCGTCTATTTCCATCGCGACCAGTATGACTTCCTGGTGGACGTGAGCGAGTACTTCGAGAAGAGGGTGCAGGCGGAGGCGATGTACGTTACGCAGGGGCACACACCGGAGGGCTCGCGGCAGCGGATAACCATGGCTATCGGCCCAATAGGGTTCCTTGCCGGCGTTCCGTACGCGGAGGCGTTCGTCCGAGAGAAGGTTGAGCTGCTCGGCAGGCTGCCGGTGCCGGAATCGGCCCTGCGGGACTCCCAGTCCAGTTATTCCGAGATCCAGAAGCGCAGGGTGGGGAAGGGGTAGGCTCCGGATTTGACGACACCTGTAATTGCCATCCTCACTGCGGCGGGCGAGTCCACGCGAATGGGCAGCCCCAAGCCGTTGCTGCCGTGGCGCGGCGCCACGCTAATTGAATATCAGATAGAACAGCTCCTGGCTGGCGGCGTAGATGAAGTGATCGCGGTGCTCGGTTATCGTCACGAGGAGATTGCCCCGAAAGTGAAGGGCACGGGCGCGCGTTATTTCGTCAATGACCGGTACCGCCAGGGTAAGACAACTTCGATCATTGCCGGAGTGAAGGAGGCCGGTCCGGGCAAGGGGGACCTGCTTTTCCTAGGTGTGGACCAGCCATGCCCTTCGTGGGTCACGCGCCGGCTGATCGAGGCCCACCGGCGGGCCGGCGCGCTCATCTCTTGCCCGTACTTCGCGGGCCGGCGCGGTCACCCGAATATTTTTTCGCGCACCCTGTACAAAGAGCTGGAGCGCGTGACGGACGAAGGTCAGGGGATCCGCGAAGTGATTGCCCGCCACGCCGCCCGGGTCAATGCTGTGGAGTATGAAGACGAGGTGGTGCTCCTGGACCTAAACAGGCCGGAGGACTACGAGGACGCCAGGCGCAAATACGGCACCTAGCCCAGTTTGAAAGCAGAATCCGGATAGATTCGCCCTATATCGGCTGAGTATGATTGGGGCATGTCTATCCAGGAGCGTTCGCGATGAATTCTACGCAGTTAGCGGGGCCTGCCGAATGGCAAGCGGTAGTCTCTCGGAACCCTGGTTTCGACGGCGCATTCGTATTTGCCGTGCGAACAACGGGCATTTACTGTAGGCCCTCCTGCCCGAGCAGGCGGCCGAAGTATGAGAACGTAGTCCTGTTCTCGGTGCCGGAGCTGGCCGAAGAGGCCGGCTTCCGGGCCTGCCTCAGGTGCAGACCGAACGAAAGTGTCAGCGACGATGCCGTCGTGGCCCTTGTGCGCGATGCCTGTCGCTTTATTCTCCAGCACAGGGTAGGCGTTCCGTCTGGGGACGAGTTGGCGGGCGCGATGGGTGTGTCCAGGGCGCACCTGCAACGCGCGTTCAAGAAGGTGCTTGGCGTAACGCCGTGGGCCTACGCAGATGTGGTGCGGTTGAGTGAATTCAAGAAGAAGCTCAGGGATGGCAAGACTGTTGCGGAGGCGGTGTGTGAGTCGGGCTAAGGCTCCAGCAGCAGGGTTTACGGCGCATCGGTCGCCTCCCGCATGGGCGCAACGCCGGACACGTATCGCCGCGGCGGGGAAGGCATGGACGTCGCCTTCGATATCGCGGAGAGTCCTTTAGGACGGCTCCTCGTTGCCGCGACGGACAGGGGCCTGTGCGCCGTTACGATCGGGGACGATGATGCATCGCTCGAGCAGGCGCTCAGGGCGGAGTTCCACGCGGCGCGGGTCTGCAGGGACTCCACGGCCAGCCTGCGGGAGTATGCGACCGTTATTTTGGGCCAGCTTACCGGGAGGGCGCCTCACAGGGACTTGCCGCTGGACATCCGAGGCACGGCATTCGAGAGGATGGTGTGGGACGAGATCCGCCGCATTCCGTTCGGCGAAACGCGCACCTACACCGAAATCGCCTCGTCGCTCGGCAGACCGCGGGCGGTCCGGGCGGTAGCGAAGGCCTGCGCTGCCAACAGGATAGCCATCGCCATCCCATGCCATCGCGTGATGGGCAAGGATGGCACTGAGCGCGGGTACAGATGGGGCGTCGAGCGCAAAAGGAGGCTGCTGGCGCAGGAGAGGCGGTCGGCGGACGGTGGCGGTTAGGTGGTAGAGCATAGAGAGGTTACATATGGCTGAGCCGGTGAGGATACTCGTCGTTGTCGCGCACCCGCATGACTTCATGCACTGTGCGGCTACATGCGGCATTCACGTAGCGAAGGGCGACCAGGTCACGGTGGTGGCGATGACGAGCGGGGCATGGACGCCGCATAACGAGGCGCGCTCGAAAGAGATGGCCAAACTGGCGGAACAGCGCGACCAGCGCATCGTTCACATGACGCCGGAGGAATTCGGGGAGATCAAGACGCGCGAGCTTCGAGACGTGGCGAAGGTGTTCGGAGTCACAGATGTTCGCGTGCGCCAATACAAAGACCACGTATTCCTGCTGCGGGAGAACCAGGACGCGATAGACAGGATCGCCGAGATCATCCTGGAGGTGCGCCCACACGTGCTGATCACGCAAAGCCCGTACACCTCGTACAAGCATACCCGCCCGCACGGGCGCTCGACCGCGCAGCTAAACGACCATACAGAGACGGCGATGGTCGTCATGGAGGCGCGCGCCCATGCCCAGGCGCCGCGTTTCGATTCGCCGGTAAAGCCGCACAAGGTTGCAGTGGTGCTGTTCCCCGGCGTGTATTTTGACGTGGGAGAGATCGATTTCTCGGTGGACGTAACGGCGTGGTTCGAGAAGCTCGTCCAGGCAGACTCCCTTTACAAGAGCCAGGGTCACGATGCGGACCGCTCGCGCCACACGCTCACCGCGCAGCGCGGCTATTACGGCATGTATGCCGGCGCCAAGCATGTGGAGCCGTTCGTGCGCGAGAAGATGGAGCTGCATGCCGAGATACCGGTGCCCGCGTCCGCGCTCAAGAAGGCAGCGAACCCGGTGGTCTAGGGCGCCTTACGCCGTCACCTTTGCCCTGGTAATGGCCTTGACCACCGCATCGTAGTCGCCCGGAAGCTCCACCGGCTTGTTGGCCAGCTTCGGTGAAACGCCCGCCAGCACGTTCGTGTGGTAGCCAACCTTGAAGTCCGTGAACTTCAGCCCATTCGCGGTGGAAATGACCACGGTCCGGTCCGTCTCCTTGATTTCGCCCCTCTGAACAAGCTTCAGGAGCGCCGCGAGCGCAACGCCCGTCTGCGGGCAGCTGAACAGGCCGAACCGGTCCGCGAGGGCGCTCGCGTGCGCCAGCTCGTCCTC contains:
- a CDS encoding nucleotidyltransferase family protein, with translation MTTPVIAILTAAGESTRMGSPKPLLPWRGATLIEYQIEQLLAGGVDEVIAVLGYRHEEIAPKVKGTGARYFVNDRYRQGKTTSIIAGVKEAGPGKGDLLFLGVDQPCPSWVTRRLIEAHRRAGALISCPYFAGRRGHPNIFSRTLYKELERVTDEGQGIREVIARHAARVNAVEYEDEVVLLDLNRPEDYEDARRKYGT
- a CDS encoding methylphosphotriester-DNA--protein-cysteine methyltransferase family protein, with translation MNSTQLAGPAEWQAVVSRNPGFDGAFVFAVRTTGIYCRPSCPSRRPKYENVVLFSVPELAEEAGFRACLRCRPNESVSDDAVVALVRDACRFILQHRVGVPSGDELAGAMGVSRAHLQRAFKKVLGVTPWAYADVVRLSEFKKKLRDGKTVAEAVCESG
- a CDS encoding methylated-DNA--[protein]-cysteine S-methyltransferase gives rise to the protein MGATPDTYRRGGEGMDVAFDIAESPLGRLLVAATDRGLCAVTIGDDDASLEQALRAEFHAARVCRDSTASLREYATVILGQLTGRAPHRDLPLDIRGTAFERMVWDEIRRIPFGETRTYTEIASSLGRPRAVRAVAKACAANRIAIAIPCHRVMGKDGTERGYRWGVERKRRLLAQERRSADGGG